The Streptomyces sp. V3I7 genome segment TTGCGGTCCTCGCCGTCCTGCTGTCGATCTGCTCGGAGGCGGATGCGTTCGTGGCGGCGTCGCTGACCCAGTTCTCGCTGACGGCCAGGCTGGCGTTCCTGGTGGTGGGCCCGATGATCGACCTGAAGCTGTTCGCGATGCAGGCGGGCACCTTCGGCCGCGGCTTCGCGCTGCGCTTCGCCCCGGCCACCTTCGCCCTCGCCATCGCGGGCGCGGTCCTGACCGGGGCGGTGCTGCTGTGAACCGGCAGGCCCAGGCGGCGGTCCTCCTCCTGACCGGCGCGGCCCTCCTGCACGCGGGCCTCACCGACCTCTACCTGCGCTACGTCAAGGCGGGCCTGCGCCCGCTGCTCCTGACGGCCGGAGCCGCCCTGATCGTGACGGCGCTGGCGACGGCCTGGTACGAGTGGAGAGGCGCGGGCGGGAGGAGGCAACCGCAGCCGAAGAACGCCGAGTTCGAGCCCGTGCCCGAGCCCGAGTTCGAGCCCGAGCGCGAGCCTGAGTCCGAGCCCGAGCGCGAGCCTGAGTCCGAGCCCGAGTTCGAGCCCGAGCACGGGCACGAACCTCGCATCGCCTGGCTCCTAGTCCTCCCCCTCCTCGCCCTGATCCTCGTCGCCCCGCCCGCCCTCGGCTCGTACAGCGCGCTGCGCGCCGGGACGGGCCTGCAACAACAGCCGTACGAGTACGGGAAGTTGTCGCACCGGGACCCCGTCCCCCTCAGCCTGGCCGACTACGCGGGCCGCGCCGCTTTCGACCACGGCCGCTCCCTCGACGGGCGCCACGTCCGGGTCACCGGCTTCGTCGTCGTGGACCGTACGGGTGCTCCGTATCTGGTCCGCATGGCCCTCAACTGCTGTGCCGCGGACGCCCAGCCGGTGAAGATCGGCCTCACCGGGCGGATCCCGCCGGTCCTGCGGCCGGACGCCTGGCTGGAGGTGACGGGCACCTACACCGCGCGGCAGACCCGGGACCCGGTCAACGACGGCCGGATCCCGTTCCTCCGCGTCACCTCGTCCCGGCCGGTACCGGAGCCGCACGACCCGTACGACGAGACCTGGAACAACTGAGCGGGGACGGCGGCCCACCCGAACGGCTCCGTCCCCGCCACTCGAACGGCTCGGCCCGGTTCGCCTCCTGCGCCGCCTGCGGTTGTGCTGTCATCAGCGGACTCGGCGAGCGACGAGGAGGACGCCCATGACGGACGGCCCCACCTCCGACGCGGACGACCTGAGGCAACTCCGCGCGCGGGTCACCGCGTTGGAGGCCGCGGCGTCGGAGCGTCCCCCGCGTCAC includes the following:
- a CDS encoding TIGR03943 family protein, translating into MNRQAQAAVLLLTGAALLHAGLTDLYLRYVKAGLRPLLLTAGAALIVTALATAWYEWRGAGGRRQPQPKNAEFEPVPEPEFEPEREPESEPEREPESEPEFEPEHGHEPRIAWLLVLPLLALILVAPPALGSYSALRAGTGLQQQPYEYGKLSHRDPVPLSLADYAGRAAFDHGRSLDGRHVRVTGFVVVDRTGAPYLVRMALNCCAADAQPVKIGLTGRIPPVLRPDAWLEVTGTYTARQTRDPVNDGRIPFLRVTSSRPVPEPHDPYDETWNN